A stretch of DNA from Arachis hypogaea cultivar Tifrunner chromosome 19, arahy.Tifrunner.gnm2.J5K5, whole genome shotgun sequence:
taacgaatatgttataacttgtgttgaattatattgaatcgattattttatgattattatattatgtctttttgtgttaatttttttcaaaagttttcaaaGAATATTCGTAGATACCCGAGGAGATCTGCATTTCTTAAGGGATAATTAAACGGGAACTTGCAATGACAGAGAAGGAATGgggcatttttttaaaataggagTGAGGGATGGGAAGAGGGCTTCTCACGCTCCCCTGAGTACTCATTACCATATCTAACTAGCAACGGGATCCAATCTGAGCCGATTTAAGAGGGGACGCGTGGACTTCATTTGCGTTGGGCATTTAAGGTAATGAACCTAAGTCGAATTTGGGACCCTAACAATGGATTTTAGTTGATCTTGCTTGTATTGAGGTCTTACTAGGCCCAAATATATCTTGGATTAATATTTTAAGTCATTGTTATAGcaaatactatactatttaatattataacacttagtatatataaaagttggatatatttataagatattttttaattcaaattaaaaatattaattatctcttttttaattttaaatattattttctaatgtaacgaaaaagtaaaaataacaataattactcatataattaaaatagataatcttaatatatacataaaactatatatattaaagattattatatatgatatataattttttttcttttttgtaatgactatttatataatttattgaacaattttttcatcttaatatttaataaatttaatatataaaatattctttaacatacaaaataagtaATTTAAGTCATTATCTAGGATAATAAGTATAATAgtgcaaatatttatttatttattaatagtaaaaaaatatataaataatataaattaatatttttttagtataaaagcaataataaaggttatgaattaagttaattacataattaaaaaattgggaagaatttcttaaataataataaaaaataagatcactattttcacatattataaagtttataaaaaaattttagctaATAAATCAATCCTTAATAGATTATACATTAattctgtcaaaaaaataaataactaatacattagatattattatttatgtactaatatataatatatatatatatatatatatatatatatatatatatatattatcgattattaagtttataattaatttttaatccaatttttggtaattaaaatttaaatgattgaaattgtTAAATGTTCAATATTTTGTATCTAACCAATTTAttgttttattgaaattaaaaaatgagttgttaattaattctaaatttaaatttaaatttgagtaagaaaataaaaaatattttaaattttatctcactaaccagaattaattttaagataagaaattactttGTACATCACAGATATTGTAAAATAGTATGgtcatttgttattttttaatggtaaatattGTCAAATTAAATAGTGTAAAAACGTAGAAAAAAAAGTATttacaaatttataaaatattaatttatttttcaatagaataaattatatattgaataacaaaagttgttatTGGTTTCTCTTCACGCTAACTAATACTCAACAATAGTGTTTCGGTATAATATGTTACCAAGAAATATTAATCGATCGATCTAATAACTTTTataatgacataagtttatgaatttgaaaatttagaaatcatttcataaaatgtgaagttttaacaagtaaTAATGCTGATTatattgttttgacttcaagaatgaatatgataccaataaataaaattgtctcaagtaaatttcaacaaaacaaaagtccataaatattactATTAAGggaaaattaatctattttaaagacaaatataatttttttctacggATTTCCTAACTCGGCAAGTCGATGACTAATCCACCACATattgatgctctatttattaaggATCTGTCGCTAACTAATAGATTGTTATACACACAAGGCGAAATTCGAACTCTAAATATTTGCttaaatagataaataagatgATCATTCACCCAAtctaaattgattaaaataaatattaattatttttaatattgttaaattataaaatatttataataataataataattactatagatattttttatttaaattttaataaaaaaaatttgtataattttACGTATTATTTCGTACAAGACACAGAAATATATACTAGTATTAGTTAAAaacaattagaatttttttatttagtatttattaattattgtaataattaataaatactaaataaaataaattatgactgtttttttaatataatattaccgattattattattatcatcattgccattattgttgttgttgctattaTAATGCTACTATTGTTCTTCCTGTTATGgccattttttccaattttccaCTCATTTAATTAGTGTTAGTCGTTCCATCAAGTTTTTGTTTACCAGCAACTAATTTTCTCCGGTTTTAGTCATTGCTACTAATATTTCTCTTTCTTGGTTGATTATCAAAAAATAAAGAGGTAACTACTAAATCGGTACTCAAAAGATTCTGAcgctgacaaaatggtacctgactTTTACTATTGATaaaatagtccctaaaaaattttaaaatttgacaagcgtgtccACGAGCTTGCCGGAGCAAATCTCTATCAAGCACAATGCTAAAGTGGCCACCGTAACCTGGCAAACCACCTCCAAACCCTAATCCCTCCCTCCCTAGCACATACTccccttccctctccctcccATCGCAACCCCCTCCCTTCTTCCTCCCCAACGCATACTCCCCCCGCCTCCCTCTCCATCGCAACTCTCCCCCTACCCAATGCATACTCCCTCCCCATCGCAGACCCCTTCCCTCTCCTTTTCCATCGCACCCCCTCTCCAATGCACATTTCCCCTTCCCTTCCTCCACTACCACtcgcaacaacaaccacctcaacatcaacagcaacaacaacaacaacaacaacagcagcaacCCCAACGCACACTTTTCTCTCCTTCCTATCGCAGCAACAACCTCAACATCAATAGCAACTTCAACGGCAAGAGCACTATCAAGGGCTATTGCCACCACCATCGGAGCGACAACAAGGCCTGGAATAGCCGCATCTCCTCAGCCCTTCagcctttctctctttctctctttatatttatatatgtaggttatgtgtttgtgtaaatgtttgtgtGTGTGAATGGATATTGTTATTGTTATGGTCCTCTGATAAGAGAAGGAAGGAATGAGGgaaaagagagaaggaggaacAAGCAATGCTAGGTTTTGAATGTACAGGTTCTTCTATTGGTTCTGTTTTAGGTTCTGATGGTGTTGTTTTTGCTGTTATTGAGGCTTCGCTGCTGCAATTGGGGAGGGAGAGGGAAGGAGGTAGTGTGCGTTGGAGAGGGGTCTATAATgggagggagagggaaggggCTGCGATGGAGAGGGAGTGTGCATTGGGTAAGGGGTTGCGATGGAAAGGGAGGGGGGAGTGTGCATTGgggagggagagggaaggggGGCTGCGATGGGGAGGTGGGATTAGGGTTTGGGAGTGGTTTGCCAAGTCACGGCAGCCACGTTAGCATTGTGCTTGCCGGAGATTTGCTCCGGCGAGTTCGAggacacgcttgtcaaattttaaaattttttagggactattttgtcaataGTAAAAGTCAGGTACTATTTTATCAGCATTAGAATCTTTTGGGTATCGATTTGGTAGTTACCTCAAAAATAAATTGACCCTAAACccataacattttttttcttagaTTATAAAAAACAATGAAACCCATATCCATATTTTACGTAAAAAAAGCAATAGGCCCATGCAAAAATGGTCCACGAATTAATATCTTTAATATTAAGATTAACTTAAGCTAATCACAAAAAAATGGATGGCAACATGACGTATGGCTCTGACTTTGATTCAGTAATTGTTGAGGTTCTTCCCAGCATTGATGCCACGCGTATAGAAGTAGCTTCAGCCACATACTTTCATCACCTAAATAATCAATATGCCTTCATCACCATAGTATTGGCCTTAAATAAAGCTTAAATCGATCAAAATTTTTCACCAACAAATCAGTAGCACCTAGAATTGTTGAATAACTAATTCGCTTTATAgacggattttttatttaaataattaaataaatattttattttttaaaataaataattataaaaattattataaaatctgTCTTCGGTCTTATTTCATTTACcgtgtaataatttttataattatttatttaagtaaataaaatatttatttaatttatttaaataaaaaatcccttTAGAGAACCTTGATTCAAAGTGAATGACAATTAATGGAAATTAAAGTCATTTTTAAAGActcaaaaatgaaagaaaaagaaaatgttcaGCAGTGATCCGGAGAGCACGTGACAGTGAGAGTCAGCGTGAAAGCTAGATCACGTGATCGGCGATCCCTCATTCCCTCTCCCCTCACGAGTGACGAGTTACGAAGAAGCATTTCATTCGATTTAATTTTCCGAAATCCCCAAATCTCCATTGATTTTCATCTTTCAGATCCTTCCTTCATTGTTTGTTCCCAAAAATGGCGACGAGGAATCGCACTCTCCTCTTCAGAAAGCACCGTGACGCATTGAAGAGCGTTCGCGCTCCTTCCTCCTCTTCCCTCCCCTCCACCTCCTCCGCCGGTGGCAGAGGGGGTGCCGCCGGACCCGTCATCGAATTGGTCAGCACGTCGCTCCTCAACCCTAATCGTTCTTACGCCCCTCTAAGCACCGACGATCCCGGTAGCTCAAGGTGATTTCCCGCAGATTTTTCTATGTTAATGCTTTTTGGATTTGGATTGAACGAAAGTGGAAACGTTtgaattatttctttttctttttattttcgatcTCGGATTATGATAAAAAGGTGTGTATCTGTTTACACTCTACATCGGAGTTTTAagaattgatctaaattgatgaAAACTCAAATATCAGTGAAGTGAAGGAAATATATGTTATCTCAGTGAATATGAGTGTGTCTAGAATTTTAACAGATGAATTGTCTGTAGTACACTTTCTTGAATATTAGTTAATATACTCATTTTCTTCTTCGTTTAGAATTTAAATGCTTGTCTATATCTATATATTGTACCTGGCTTATTATTGGATGTAATGGCATCTATGGATCTATCTAGTTAACCTCACTTAGTGGATAAAAGGCTTTGTTGTAGTTGTTATTGGTAGGGAATTCGGATCATGGTGAAAATAGGGGGTGCTTTTCTTATAGATTTGGCACTTGTTTAGGACATTGTGCATAGTTCAACTCTTTGCTTTTGTGTTTCAAATGCTTGCATTGCTTGAAGCTATTAAAAAGACTTTGAAATGGTGGGTTGTTCATTGTTCTTGTGAATGCAGTAAAGATCTAAATCTGGTTACAGTTGGATTACCGCCAGCATGGGTGGATGTGTCTGAAGAAATATCAGCAAATGTGCAGCGCGCCAGAACAAAAATGGTAGAGTTGGCCAAGGCTCATGCAAAGGCTTTAATGCCATCATTTGGTGACGGTAAGGAAGAACAACGTGCTATCGAGTCCCTAACATACGAGATAACTGACTTGATAAAGAGATCAGAGAAGAGACTGCAGAGACTTTCTGCTGGTGGGCCATCTGAGGATTCCAACGTGAGGAAGAATGTGCAGGTACCACGACTGAATAATTATCATATAATATCCATTTCGAAAGATGGATGTTCTTTCTTGGTATATAAGAATAAATGTGTATTATTCAACTCAAAATCTCTGAGCTTCTCAATAAATGAAACATTAAACGATTTCTTCTCTGGCATGACTGGTATGGTATTTTGGTTCTAAAGTGAGGCTTAGGTAATGACATTTTATTAAACAAATAAATCTTATATGTTAACTATGAGCTAGCTGATAGTCATTTCAGTTTAGCTGACATTATTCTTGCAATCAAGTTAAGAGTGTGCATACTACATTTTAGAATCAGGAGGTCTTATTAAGAGCACTTGCCAATGAGGGTTTCTGGACAAGGCATATGATAACTAACTACTAATTCCCCCCTGCCCTTAATATTTTGTGCATGTCACCAAATTTCACACTGATTTTCTCTGCTTCATAAAATAATTCTGGGCATGTCTTTGAGTTACATTGTTGGGGAAAGCACACACTAATCatcattttatttctctttacaaATTAGAAGATTTTCCCGTTAAACAGAAAACAGTTTTCAATTCTTTAGCATCCATGTTTATTTTACCCTTTTGCTATTGATGGTGAAATATTTTCGAACATTTCTTGATTTTCTGTACTGGTATGAGGAGGAAGAGACAGGTGTTCATCATTCATACttattcattttctatttttcttagcCCAAAAGCTAGCTGGTCATTTCTCCATGAAATTGAGTCTCATATGGGTGCCTTGACATTCTATTGTTTAATCTTTATGTGTCAACACGTTTTACACATGTTTCTGTCTGTTATTCCATAACCTTCTTATTGGTAgttgtgtattattttttttatactctGTTCATGGATTGCAGCGTTCTCTTGCTACCGACCTTCAGAACTTGTCTGTAGAGCTCCGCAAGAAACAATCAACATATTTGAAGCGCCTAAGGCAACAAAAGGAGGTTAGAgaatttatttattcaaaataatttttttttggtaacaAAGAAGTGAAAGATAATACAGTAGAGTTTATGTCTGAacaatttagcatcaatttagtaaATAGAAAGCtaatatagtaaaaaattatattttattgtattttgttcataaacaatatatatattttttgttattttaaactgCATCTCTCATGGCTTACCATTTCAATTGTTCTTCATTGAATAGGTTTAGTCCCTATCATTTTTGGGCTTTAATCTTTGCTGCTGTGACTAATTTGAATTTTTATCCTTACTATTAAGTACTGgtacctatattttttttttttatttttcatttgttaGATTTTAGTTCTTATTCAATATTCATCAAAAGTAAGGATTTGGCTCCTCTAAAGTGCTGGTTGCACACTTGCACTGTAGAACATCTAAACAATTAAGATATAAGCACATGCATAACTATCATATAATTTGAAACCATTTATTATTTCCTTAATGAATCAAATGTTTCACGTTATTCTCTatttttcatgaaggattaacTCATATAGTTTGATACTTCAATTCTATTAACATTTTGGTTCCTTACCTGAAGAAAGCCAGTTTCAAAGATAGGAAAATATACTTATGTCctggaaaaaatataaaataaaataatgtggaTTAAAGTCAAATATTGACAGCTATAGAACCGAAATCTACTTTGATCCCTTCTTATTTTGCTATTAGCAAGTGGTTTCTCAATCATCCTTTATGTCAGCCAGCAATAGGAATGAATAAGGGCTTATATCCTGAAAATCAATAATGATCAAATTCAAACTAGTGACAACTGACAACCAGATCTACCTTGAtcccttttttttgtttattttattttttgcctATTGACAAGTGATTTCTTATCTTCCTGTATGCCAATCAACAATTTGATTGTCCTTAGTTTTGGAGGAATATTATATTGAAGCAAGCAGTAAATATCCGGAAGATATCTCAATTACTAATGCCATAAATAGTACTAAATAACTTATGGAAATTCTGTCTTGAAGTTTGGTATTGTCATTGTATGATGTTGCAGGGTCCAGACGGGGTTGATTTAGAGATCAACATGAATGGAAGTAAATCCACATATGAAGATGATGACCTGGATAATATGGTAATTCTTTTTTGCTTTTCATTTTGGATTTCTtctctttccctctctttctttttgGGTTCTTTTTTTTGTTGTGGGAGAAAAAAAAGGGGGAGGGGATCCTCAATTGTTATCCATATAGCCAGTACTGGCTGTGCTTTAATAAATTTTAACGATTTTTTTGCTGATACAATCAAGTTATGTGTGTTTAGATATTTAATGAACATCAAATGGCCAAGCTGAAGAAAACTGAAGCATTCACAgtggaaagagaaaaagaaattcaGCAGGTAGGCAAAACTTGCTATTAATGGTGTTTACTAATGTTGTGTTGGTTCTTCATGAGCTAAGTAATATATTCTTGTATTGATAGGTTGTAGAATCTGTAAACGAGCTTGCTCAAATTATGAAGGATTTATCAGTCCTAGTCATTGACCAGGTCAGCAGATACCATCCTTTAATTGGGAATTGAAAACTTTCTTATTCATAAACCCTTGAGAAATTGACATTCTGTATGTATAGGGTACGATTGTTGATAGAATAGACTACAACATTCAGAATGTAGCCACTACAGTTGAAGATGGCCTTAAACAGCTTCAGAAGGTCCTACATCTCTTCCTTTCCTACTGTTTTATCTAGACTATGTGTTTCATGCTCTCTCTTTAGTGCTTTCCACAATTTTCATCTCAGTTTCCGTACAATAACTATTTGGTTTATGGTACTTGCAGGCAGAGAGAAACCAGAAAAAGGGGGGCATGGTGATGTGTGCGACGGTGCTGCTCATCATGTGCCTTGTTATGTTGGTTCTCTTAATCCTTAAGGAAATTATCTTGTGATCGATGGCGgtatttaatattatttcaaTATTGTGGTCACCTTTCATGGGTGCGACCTTTCTACTGATTCTACCTATTACTGGCTTGGATGTAGTTAGTAATGCAGCTTGTCTTAAGAGAGGACCAAGGAGTTTGAAAGTAGCTAAGGCACGTGTTCTGGATGAAGAGATCTGAAATTGATTCTTTTGCAACTTGTTAAGCCAGATTGGAGACAACGGTGGAGGTGTGTTAAGAGGCTTTTAAGTAATTAGATATTTATGATACAATAGGAAAAGGATACATATGTAGCAGAAAATGTATAGTGTAGCAAAATGAATCTTCTACTGAACATTCTTTTGCCTCCGGGAGTGGGTGCTGAGTTCCTtctcatgcatttttttttcatattctgCCAATTTTCCTAGGAAACTGTCTTCTTGTTCCTCTCATGCATCTTGCATTAAAAGggggttataatttttttttaatatgaatatatTTCTAGAAATAAAATGGATGGGAATTCTGTGAGGTTCTAGTTGGAAATGATGATTTCGGGTATGAATGCAACATGTGCGCTTATATTGATGTGAAAGACATCTAGGGTCCTACATCTGTATGAACACAACATTTTTCATTTATCAGAGCATTTTTGGCATATTGGAACATAAGAtgaacaaatattaaaaataattatcacaTGATCTGCTGTAGTGCTGTATGCTGTAGTGCTGTATGTAGCCAACAAATGAGTCCCTAGAAAGAAAATGCCAGAGATCTAACCTAGCCGGGTTAACAAATTCTGCATTCAAAATTGCCGCATTTACGATTTGGCAGGCATCATCATTTTCAAGGGACAGGGAGGTTAAGATCTATGAAACTCTCTTCGAAGCTTTGCAGAACTCTTAGCCGCGGCAGCAACCTTTTAGGTGTTGATTTCTTCTGCTTTTGCCATTGCTTTCATCGTGTTGTGTCCTCCATGGGTATGCTGCTTCCCGCGCAAATTGGGAAGCAATTCTTTTGCCCTTCTCGCAGAATGTGGAGATTTTAGGGTTTAGATGCAAAATACCCCCAAAAGACAAACTATGTGATGAGATATGGTGGTGGTGAAAGATTGGAAATTGAGAGTGGAATTGAATtagttaaaatcataaaaaataatttgaaatttcaaaaaaGTTTTTATAGTTTCAAAATTTTCGTAAATCGGAGCCCATTTTAATGGATACAActttcctttgttttttttttattagagatGCATAATCTTGCTGCCTCATGGATTCTGTACTCCCTATTGTTACTCCTCATTTTAGAGATAAGCCTCAAAGTGGTCCTTGAAGTTTCACTCGAGTCTCATAGTAGttcttgaatttaaaaattacccATATTCGTCTCTGATGTTGCACTTCGGGGTTCAAATTCATCCTTCCGGCACATTCCGTCCACCTGGCACCACCGGAAAGTTGATCTGGACTCCTCCGTGACACGCTGGACAGATAACGGCTAGCTGACGTGGATTAGTAAACTTTTATGGTATATTTTGGTccctaaatcaaaattaaaaattttaatccccAAATTTAATTATCATTCTCTTCTCTACAGTAGTAActcctctcctttcttctcttttcttctccatATGGATGTGAAAGAGACTACAACTTCATTGAAAGCACGCATatgttttgttaattaaaaatcacatacTATGTCTTTGTATTTAACATTTTATGTACTCATTTAACTCTAGTTTAACTAAaatgttttacaaaatttaattttatatttttgtatgatTTTACAAAAATCTATCTCTTGTATTTACGGAATTAAAGTTACAtcgttattattatatactacattaCATTTTCTTTCGAATCCTTTTCCAAAATAACTATGCATCATGCTACAACATAATAACTTAGGATCatgtatataattttaattatatatagtgGCCATTATAGataaattattcaatttaattataGAAGTGATACTTAGTTTTGTAAACTGAAATTTTTAGTAATTGTCAAAATAGTCATTGACTTTCAAAAATAATCAAATTGATCCTTAAATTTATAAATAgtgaatctttatttttttttaatgtaactGTCA
This window harbors:
- the LOC112777170 gene encoding tlg2p-like protein a; this encodes MATRNRTLLFRKHRDALKSVRAPSSSSLPSTSSAGGRGGAAGPVIELVSTSLLNPNRSYAPLSTDDPGSSSKDLNLVTVGLPPAWVDVSEEISANVQRARTKMVELAKAHAKALMPSFGDGKEEQRAIESLTYEITDLIKRSEKRLQRLSAGGPSEDSNVRKNVQRSLATDLQNLSVELRKKQSTYLKRLRQQKEGPDGVDLEINMNGSKSTYEDDDLDNMIFNEHQMAKLKKTEAFTVEREKEIQQVVESVNELAQIMKDLSVLVIDQGTIVDRIDYNIQNVATTVEDGLKQLQKAERNQKKGGMVMCATVLLIMCLVMLVLLILKEIIL